DNA from Salinibacterium sp. dk2585:
GGGTGCCGATCGCGTGCAACTCGGCCGCGAGGTCGAGCCCGACATAGCGGTAGTGCCAGGGCTCGAAGATGTAGCCCGTGACATCCGTCGCCCCCTGGGGGTAGCGCAGGTGGTAGCCGAAGCGCCACGCGTTCTCGGCGAGCCAGATGCCCTCTGGGGTCGTGGCGAAGCACTCCTGGATCGTGCAGGCGCCGTTGGCGGCCATGATGTCGGCGGTGAGGCCCGTCTGGTGCTCGCTGTAGCCGGGCATGGCGCTCTGGGCTCGCGCGCGCTCCTTGCCGAGCTGGCCGACCAGCCGGTCGTGGAGTGACACCTGGGTCGCGTAGGAGCGATAGGCGTTCTGCACCACGAGCGTCAGTCCGGCTTCAGCGGATGCCGCTGCGAACATCTGCTCCATGGCGGCCGCCGCCTCGGCACGCAGCGGGGCGCTGCCGGGCACGTTCGCCTGCACGAGGTCGGCGGGCGCGTAGTCGATCGGCGCGAGCGGCCTGAGCTTGTTGTTGACCACCCAGATGCTCGCGGGGTCGTCGATCGAGCGGGCGCCGCGGTTGAAGAAGGTCTTGGGCTTGTCTGGCTGCGGGGTGGGGGCGAGCGAGGGAGAACTGCTCGGCGACGCGGATGCCGCGGGTGCGACGGTGTGATCGGGCGCAGGTTTCGCCGCCCACCACACGGTGCCGGCGAGGGCTGCTGTGACGACGGCGACCGCGAGAGCGCCGACGATGGCGCGGTTGCGTCGCACGCGCGCGCTCGGCCCGGTCGACGGTCGCTCTGAGGTCATGCGGCCAGTGTATTGGGCGGCCCCCATGGGAGCGCTCCCAAGAATTTTCACCCCTCTGACCTGCAGTTTTTCCAGCTGAGGTGAATCCACGGTTGACAGCCGGTGACGGCATGCCTATCGTGAACTCGATTCCTTGGGAGCGCTCTCATGCCCGATCTTGGGAGCGCTCTCACGGAGCCCTCAACCCACCACGCACACAAAGGAGTGACCGTGAAGATCTCACGTGGCACCACCGCCGGCGTCATCGCCGGCGCAGCAGCATTCGCACTGCTGGCGACCGGATGCTCGTCCAACGCCAGTGCAGGAGACGGCGACGTCGAACTCACCGTCACCACATTCGGCACCATGGGCTACGACGACCTCTACGCGAAGTACGAGGAAGAGAACCCGGGCGTCAAGATCAAGGCGACCAACATCGACACGGGTGGAAACGCCCGCACCGACACCTTCACGAAGCTCGCAGCCGGCTCTGGCCTCTCCGACGTC
Protein-coding regions in this window:
- a CDS encoding M15 family metallopeptidase, with the protein product MTSERPSTGPSARVRRNRAIVGALAVAVVTAALAGTVWWAAKPAPDHTVAPAASASPSSSPSLAPTPQPDKPKTFFNRGARSIDDPASIWVVNNKLRPLAPIDYAPADLVQANVPGSAPLRAEAAAAMEQMFAAASAEAGLTLVVQNAYRSYATQVSLHDRLVGQLGKERARAQSAMPGYSEHQTGLTADIMAANGACTIQECFATTPEGIWLAENAWRFGYHLRYPQGATDVTGYIFEPWHYRYVGLDLAAELHAIGTPTLEEFFGLPPAPDYPPGV